Part of the Rhodococcus sp. OK302 genome is shown below.
GACTCGGCGCACTACGGGCTCGAACATGTCGCCCGGCTGGTCGGCGCCTGGATCCGAAATATGGAGCGCCGCCGCAAGATACGGATGATCGCCGACCGCGGCCGTCTTGTGCAAGTACATCACCTGAGAGATTCGACGCTCCCGACTTGCCGTTCCGCCACCGACCTCGGCGCGGGCGAACTGCTGGACAAGCGTGTTCAGAACGGCGATCGCCTGCAGCTTCACCGGCCCCGGCACTTCGACCACCGCCATAGCGCGCAGCGCATACTCGAGAAAGTCGATTCCGCGAGGGCCGACGCGCATCGCCTCGACCGGAATATCAAGCAGCCACGGGTATCTCACGTGGACGCTTCTCGCGCGAGCCGCGAGGGCGGTGAGGTCGTCGATCGCCTCGCCGCGCAGCGCCACATCGAGGTCGATCTCGCCGGCAGCGGCATCCACCATGAGGTCGAACACTTCGTCGTGCCCCGCCACGTAACGGTACAGAGCCGACTGACTCACCCCGAGTTTCTGCGCGATCCGGCGGGTGGAGACTGCGGACAATCCCCCCTCGTTTGCAAGTTCGATCGCCGCGTCGGCGACATCGTTGCGACTATGGGCCGGCGCCGGACCGCGTTTGCCGTACGAGCGGTCCCACACTGTCGTGTGCGGTTGCTCCATTCCGGACTGTGTCACTCGACGCCACTCTCCATTCGTTGCTGTCTGTCGTGACCTATACTAAAACTGCGTTCAGTGAACACAGTAAAGGGAGGTTCAAAATGGCACTCGACAACGCATGGGGACCGCGGCGATGGGCACAGAACGAATCGGTACGTCTCGCGTTCGATCAATTCCGGCCGGAACTCAGCGGAGAACCGTTACTGATCGCCACCGGACTGGGCGTCAATCGCCACGCAGTTCCCGACGGGTTCTGTGAGCAACTGGCCGAACACGGTTTCGCTGTCGTGCGGTACGACCAGCGTGACGGCGGAGAGTCGACTCACCTGCCGCCGACGGCCGTACGAAACCCGATCGCCGCGCTGCTGGCCAAACGCGGTGAGGCATACACCGCCGAAGACATGGCGGACGATGCAATTGCGGTGATCGACGAACTCGGCTGGAGCTCGGCGCACGTGCTCGGAGTCTCGCTCGGTGGCGCCCTCGCGCAACGCGTCGCCCTTCGGCATCCCGACCGAGTGCGTTCTCTCACGTCGGTCGCGGCCGTCCCGGGCGACGTCACCGGGTTGCGCACATTCCGCTACATCCGTTTGCGTACTCTCTCGAAGTTTGCGCGCCTCAAGTTTCCTGATACCAGAGAGGGCGCGATCGAGGCCGGCCTCGCGGTCGCACGGTTGCTGGCGTCTCCGCGCCGCGAGTTCGACGAGGCCGCAATGCGAGCACGATTGGAAAGCAGTCCCGACCCTGGGGTTCACGACCAGGAGGCACAGAGCCGACAGATCGGCGCTCAGTGGAGCGGACCACCGATCACCGCAATCACACAGCCCACCCTGGTGGTGCACGGTGAGGACGATCCTCTGATCAAACCCAAAGCCGCGCATGCCATCACGGCCAGGATTCCCGGGTCACACATGCTCATCCTCCCCGAAGTCGGGCACGACCTGCCTGAGCACTCATGGAAACCACTCGCTGCTGCAATCCGCGAACATGTAGGCGGCCTGACGGTGCTGGGCGCGTGATCCACCACATCGATCACGCGCCCATCAGTTTTCAATTCACCTCACACGACCCCGACGGCACCTCAGACGAGTCCGACGAGAAGCTTCAGCTTCAGGTTCGCGATCGTTGCCATGTCAAGCCCGAGCCCGTCAACAAGATAGCGGTCGAATGAACCGTAGGTGCTGTCCAATTCGTCGAACGCTGCCTGCAGATAGCTGGAGTCGACGCCGAGAAGCTGACGGTAGACCTCCGCGTACTCCGGTCCTTTCGCTGCGGCGATCCGAGCTAACTTTGCCTCGATGGCTGCCGCAGAGTACTCATTCGTGAGCAGATAGTCCGCCATGATGGTCTCTCGCGGGACACCGGCGATGCTCAGCAGCAGTGCCGATCCCCATCCGGTGCGGTCTTTGCCGGCGGTGCAGTGAAATACCTGCGGACCCGGGGTGTCGGCGAGTTCGGTCAACAGCTGACCAAATCCGGCGCGGGAGACGGGATCGCTGACGGTGGACCGGTATCCCGACTGGACATACTCGAGGGCTTGCTGCTTCGTGGTGATGGAGGCGACGTCACCGCTCGGATCAGCGGCGAGGACCTGAATCTTCTCGTAGCGAACGCCGTCGGGCAGGGTGTTCGGGTTCGCGGCAATCTCGCCCTCGGTGCGCAGGTCGTATACCGCCGTCAGATGCAGCGTTTCGAGGGTCGCCAGGTCTTCGGCGTTTGGGGTGATCGCGTTTGCGCGGTAGAACACGCCCTGGCGTACATGCAGGCCGCCGGTGCCGACGTAGCCGGATCCTGTGCCTGCGACATCGCGGAAATTGTCTATCGATGCAAGTCGTGGTGCCACAACGGCGGACGGTGCACTCGAGCCGAAGTCCGACGACCCGAATGACGGGAGGGTGCTCGGCTCGGCGGTAGCAACAGTGGTGCCGGCGAGCAGGAATGAACCTGCCGCAGCGAGTGCGACGCACGTCCGGGCTTGTTGACGCAAGGCGAATGGTCGGTGTGGCATCGAGTGAAGCCTTTCCAGTAGCGTAGATAGATTCCGTAGCAAGCCGTGTTTTCTAGACCTCAAGATGTTTCGCGCCCAGTGGATTGCACTCAATCGCACCAGCCTCGGCGGGTTGGATTCGTGCGCACCTAATGGCACCTCCGGTCCTACGCAATAGTGCAGGAAACTCAGTGACCGAAAAGGGCGTTGCCCGTTCACCGAGACGTAGAAAGTCGAATATTCGTCGGATAGAGATCATTGATTCCGACCTCATCCCGATCTCCCACACCACCGCGCCGTCACGTGCCTGCTGTGAACCCAGAACAACCGTGACCCATCGCTGTGACCGAGTCCAGAAGAAACAAGAAAAGTCCCCCGAGCATCGCAGAAATCGGTGAGGTCTGCCGCAGCGGCAGCAATCAAAGGCTACCTGCTACTCTGCGGAGCGCACGTCGAATTCGCTTACATACGTGCATGTTCCATCCCAAGCTCGGCCGACACACCTGATTGCCTTACCACGCCAAGGAGATCCGATGACCGAAATTGCCGCGCTAGTCAACTCACTGCTCGAGCGAGTGCAAATACTCGAAGATGAGATTGCGATCCAGAAGCTCATCACCGCGTACGGTCCCGCCGTCGACGCCGGAGAGGCAGACAAGGTCGGCGCCATGTGGACCGAGGATGCCGTGTACGACATCGATATTCGTAACCTGAACGGCCGCGCCGAGATCATCGAGATGGTCCGCACTAAACCCCACCAGGACTACATCAACACCGGTTGCGGTCATCTCCTGGCCCCGCTCAACATCGTCGTCGACGGAGACAAGGCTACTGCGACAGGCCATTCTCAGTTGCTACGACGAAACGAAGGCGACGATTCGTTCCGCGTCTGGCGTGTCGCAGCGAACCGATTCGATCTTGTGAAGGTCCTGGGCGAGTGGAAAATCAAGCAACGCACCACCCGACTACTCGACGGAAGCTCTCCCGCTCGTGATTTGCTTGCCCGGGCCGACAACTGATCAGGATCTCTGGGCTGTAGCTACGCTCAGTCGGCAAGGATAATGATTTGTGTTGGATCGTCCGAACTTCCCGACCACGTCTCTCCCCAGTTTTGCCGCGATTCACCCAACGCGGGCGATTTACACCCGCGACATTGGATACGGTCGGACAAAGACGGCGTCACCGCGAATATTGACATCGGCACCGCCATCGAAATATCGTCCATCCGGTGACGTCCGAGTTCTCTTCACCACACGGATACCCACTATCTGAGTGCACTGCTCCCCTGCCGTTGGACTGAGAAATCCAGTTCCGAGGGGCTGTTTATAGCTCCTCTAATGAGAGCTATCGGACTCCGTATGAGGCACGGTGGGGTCGGTGGTCGCCGATCCAAGTACCGGGCCGGGAATTCCATCCCCCGACCCAAGGCGGGAGCAGGCTATGAAACGCTTCACATCGGTCGCACACGCGCAACGTTCCCGTCCGCGTACAGCTCGATCTCACCGCATTTCCGGCCCTGCCAGCATCGACTGACCGCGCCCGAGATGGCCAACCGATTCGCGGTCTGGCCGGAAGTCACCGCGAGCGGTGTTGCCTCCTGAAACGTGAACAACCCCAACGGGATTACATCGCCGCTCACTCCAAACGACGACGCCGCCAGTTCTTTCAATCAACGTGACAGTGCTCGCAAGAGGTGCGCCGCCGCGCGCGGCGAAGTATATGAGCGTTCAAGGGTCGAGACTGCTCTGGGCGAGTGCCGCATGTGACTCGAAGGCTTCGTCGAGGATGGTGACCCAGTCGAGAGCCCCCTCGTGCGCGCACCACTCATCGTCGGCGAAGCTGACAATAGCCAACGCGATAGCGGCGGTGAGTCGGACATTACGGTCGCCGGGGGACGCGACCTGCCGTTGAGACAGGCCTGCGGCGACCTCGTGCTGCCATCGTGCGGAGACCTCGTGATACCGACCACGCAACACCGGAGTCGCGGCCACAACACGATGCTGGCGAAGTCGGCGTTGTGGATCGTCGTGGGGATCTTC
Proteins encoded:
- a CDS encoding TetR/AcrR family transcriptional regulator; its protein translation is MTQSGMEQPHTTVWDRSYGKRGPAPAHSRNDVADAAIELANEGGLSAVSTRRIAQKLGVSQSALYRYVAGHDEVFDLMVDAAAGEIDLDVALRGEAIDDLTALAARARSVHVRYPWLLDIPVEAMRVGPRGIDFLEYALRAMAVVEVPGPVKLQAIAVLNTLVQQFARAEVGGGTASRERRISQVMYLHKTAAVGDHPYLAAALHISDPGADQPGDMFEPVVRRVLKGVLTSD
- a CDS encoding alpha/beta fold hydrolase, which codes for MALDNAWGPRRWAQNESVRLAFDQFRPELSGEPLLIATGLGVNRHAVPDGFCEQLAEHGFAVVRYDQRDGGESTHLPPTAVRNPIAALLAKRGEAYTAEDMADDAIAVIDELGWSSAHVLGVSLGGALAQRVALRHPDRVRSLTSVAAVPGDVTGLRTFRYIRLRTLSKFARLKFPDTREGAIEAGLAVARLLASPRREFDEAAMRARLESSPDPGVHDQEAQSRQIGAQWSGPPITAITQPTLVVHGEDDPLIKPKAAHAITARIPGSHMLILPEVGHDLPEHSWKPLAAAIREHVGGLTVLGA
- a CDS encoding tyrosine-protein phosphatase; this translates as MPHRPFALRQQARTCVALAAAGSFLLAGTTVATAEPSTLPSFGSSDFGSSAPSAVVAPRLASIDNFRDVAGTGSGYVGTGGLHVRQGVFYRANAITPNAEDLATLETLHLTAVYDLRTEGEIAANPNTLPDGVRYEKIQVLAADPSGDVASITTKQQALEYVQSGYRSTVSDPVSRAGFGQLLTELADTPGPQVFHCTAGKDRTGWGSALLLSIAGVPRETIMADYLLTNEYSAAAIEAKLARIAAAKGPEYAEVYRQLLGVDSSYLQAAFDELDSTYGSFDRYLVDGLGLDMATIANLKLKLLVGLV
- a CDS encoding nuclear transport factor 2 family protein gives rise to the protein MTEIAALVNSLLERVQILEDEIAIQKLITAYGPAVDAGEADKVGAMWTEDAVYDIDIRNLNGRAEIIEMVRTKPHQDYINTGCGHLLAPLNIVVDGDKATATGHSQLLRRNEGDDSFRVWRVAANRFDLVKVLGEWKIKQRTTRLLDGSSPARDLLARADN
- a CDS encoding TetR family transcriptional regulator — its product is MGLRERKKLATRNRLVDAALRRFAENGYDATTVEEIAADAQVSVTTFFRYFRSKDEILFIDADSATPDFCAALTARPADEPDLEAIRQVMRTFHVREDPHDDPQRRLRQHRVVAATPVLRGRYHEVSARWQHEVAAGLSQRQVASPGDRNVRLTAAIALAIVSFADDEWCAHEGALDWVTILDEAFESHAALAQSSLDP